Proteins encoded in a region of the Balaenoptera ricei isolate mBalRic1 chromosome 19, mBalRic1.hap2, whole genome shotgun sequence genome:
- the PVR gene encoding poliovirus receptor, with translation MAGTTLLAWPPLLLSLLSLFWASSGAGIRTIGVLAPAQVRGFLGDTTELPCQLQPLEHNVTVTQVTWTRQKLAEAARSVAVFHPTQGPSFPEPGRLEFVAARPGEELRDASLAVRGLRAEDEGNYTCQFATFPNGDRSARTWLRVLAQPQNKAETQEIPLSQLSLEPVPVAHCISRGGRPPARISWSPPLDKMANTSQEPGPLPGTVTVISLLTLMPSSHVDGKNVTCRVEHESFEEPVALPMTLTVPYPPEVSISGYDGNWYIGRSEAFLNCDVRSKPEPTGYNWNTTMGPLPPSAVAQGARLLIHTVDESINTTFICLVTNALGTGQAEVTVLVTGLPREPSHSGLSSKIIIIILTFTIIPVGLLLIYFWKSRNSCWNQHSSSANGNVIYSAVGCNASSPRDPPTEGTR, from the exons ATGGCCGGAACCACTCTCTTAGCTTGGCCGCCGCTGCTGCTGTCCCTGCTGTCGCTGTTCTGGGCGTCCTCGGGAGCCG GGATCAGGACAATCGGAGTGCTGGCCCCAGCCCAGGTGCGCGGCTTTCTGGGCGACACCACGGAGCTGCCGTGCCAACTGCAGCCGCTGGAGCACAATGTGACGGTGACGCAGGTGACCTGGACTCGGCAGAAGCTGGCGGAGGCCGCCCGCAGCGTGGCGGTCTTccaccccacccagggccccagctTCCCGGAGCCCGGCCGGTTGGAGTTCGTGGCCGCCAGGCCAGGCGAGGAGCTGCGAGACGCATCGCTGGCCGTGCGGGGGTTGCGCGCCGAAGATGAAGGCAATTACACCTGCCAGTTCGCCACGTTCCCCAACGGCGACAGGAGCGCCCGAACCTGGCTCCGGGTGCTCG cccagccccagaacAAGGCTGAGACCCAGGAGATCCCGCTCAGCCAGCTcagcctggagcctgtgcccgtGGCCCACTGCATCTCCAGGGGGGGTCGCCCACCCGCCCGCATCTCCTGGTCCCCGCCCCTGGACAAGATGGCGAATACAAGCCAGGAGCCAGGGCCCCTGCCCGGCACTGTCACCGTCATCAGTCTCTTAACCTTGATGCCCTCCAGCCATGTGGATGGCAAGAATGTCACTTGCAGAGTGGAGCACGAGAGCTTCGAGGAGCCGGTGGCGCTGCCCATGACCCTCACCGTGCCCT ACCCCCCCGAGGTCTCCATATCCGGCTATGACGGCAACTGGTACATCGGCCGTAGCGAGGCCTTCCTGAACTGTGACGTCCGCAGCAAACCGGAGCCCACAGGTTATAACTGGAACAC GACCATGGGACCCCTGCCACCCTCTGCTGTGGCCCAGGGCGCCCGGCTCCTGATCCATACCGTGGACGAGTCCATCAACACGACTTTCATCTGCCTTGTCACCAACGCCCTAGGGACTGGCCAGGCAGAAGTGACCGTCCTGGTCACAG GACTTCCCAGAGAGCCGTCACATTCGGGCTTGTCCTCTAAGATCATTATCATCATCCTGACTTTCACTATCATACCGGTTGGTCTACTCCTGATTTATTTCTGGAAATCCAGAAACTCCT GTTGGAACCAGCACAGTTCGTCTGCTAATGGG AATGTCATCTATTCAGCTGTTGGCTGTAATGCCAGCTCTCCCCGGGATCCACCGACAGAGGGCACCAGGTGA